A DNA window from Sphaeramia orbicularis chromosome 22, fSphaOr1.1, whole genome shotgun sequence contains the following coding sequences:
- the LOC115413161 gene encoding calpain-1 catalytic subunit-like, whose translation MPAPGVCLNIIEARQKHDGYGSFAQPDKFFNQDYKQLTEYCKIRGLRFIDETFPPDKNSIGEGILKPSDLARVEWLRPAKIAPKPSLVVDGISRFDFGQGQIGNCWLLASIGALTFQKQILKQVVPLEQLFDKDYCGIFHFRFWRFGRWVDVVIDDKLPTINGQLIFVRSKDVNEFWPALLEKAYAKVCGSYTDMNAGTPAEALMDFTGGVHISIQLLDPPSDLWELMLRAGKFRSLMCCGTKQGEMSANTVLPNGLVAGHAYTITGVIELMCQGKLENLVRLWNPWGKKEWNGDWSDKSPLWNTVSPEDRERCLSVDDDGEFWMTMGDFCKNYLDLDICCLSSEVLDRNSSTWKTSMYEGRWVAGTTAGGCLNNPESFWTNPQYRVKIYNEDKESVSEKNVLVSLMQKPDKRNRRMVKNLHIGFSIFELTEQNQAMKGKFPASFFSTNAPVAQSKTFINARDVMAFLTLKSGEYLIVPSTFKSNETASFILTIVSKEESHGYENSGHYNGRTEKVKEAKNEKEDENRKSLFRQYSDVNEEVDAEKLQRLLNDNILKGDLKNGGFTIDACRSMVALMDTSITGKLNTEEFVRLWKKVNIFKDIFFQTDVSKTGTLSLSELRNAIVASGMQVSDDMLNLMALRYGASSGHMTLESFIVLILRLDCMYKIFKKLSNGNGMTLRESEWLYISMYT comes from the exons ATGCCTGCTCCTGGTGTGTGTCTGAACATTATCGAAGCTCGTCAAAAGCACGATGGGTACGGGAGCTTCGCCCAACCTGACAAATTCTTCAACCAAGACTACAAGCAGCTGACAGAGTACTGCAAAATCCGGGGATTGAGGTTTATTGATGAGACCTTCCCTCCAGACAAAAACTCAATTGGAGAAGGAATACTGAAGCCTTCAGATCTGGCCCGAGTGGAGTGGCTGAGGCCAGCG AAAATTGCTCCTAAACCATCCCTTGTAGTCGACGGAATCTCCAGGTTTGACTTTGGTCAAGGACAAATAG GAAACTGCTGGCTGCTTGCATCTATCGGCGCTCTCACGTTCCAGAAACAAATCTTGAAGCAGGTTGTCCCTCTTGAGCAGCTTTTTGACAAGGACTACTGTGGGATATTCCACTTTAGG TTCTGGAGATTTGGCAGGTGGGTGGATGTCGTCATTGATGACAAACTACCCACAATCAACGGCCAACTAATCTTTGTTCGTTCCAAAGATGTGAATGAGTTCTGGCCTGCTTTGTTGGAGAAAGCCTATGCTAA GGTGTGTGGCTCGTACACGGATATGAATGCCGGAACTCCTGCCGAGGCTTTGATGGACTTTACTGGTGGCGTCCACATCTCCATCCAGCTGTTGGATCCTCCTTCGGACCTATGGGAACTGATGCTCAGAGCTGGCAAATTTAGATCCCTCATGTGTTGTGGCACCAAACAAGGG gagaTGTCTGCAAACACTGTGTTACCAAACGGACTGGTTGCAGGACATGCCTATACTATCACTGGGGTCATAGAG TTGATGTGCCAAGGAAAACTAGAGAACCTGGTGCGTTTGTGGAACCCCTGGGGCAAAAAAGAGTGGAATGGAGACTGGAGTGATAA GTCACCCCTGTGGAATACTGTGAGTCCTGAAGATCGGGAGAGGTGCCTTTCAGTGGATGATGACGGAGAGTTTTG GATGACGATGGGAGACTTCTGTAAGAACTACCTGGATCTTGACATCTGCTGCCTGAGTTCTGAGGTGCTTGATAGAAACTCCTCCACATGGAAAACCTCTATGTATGAAGGCAGATGGGTTGCAGGAACCACTGCAGGGGGATGCTTGAACAATCCag AGAGTTTCTGGACTAACCCACAGTATCGGGTCAAGATTTACAATGAAGATAAGGAGAGCGTCAGCGAAAAAAATGTACTGGTGTCTCTGATGCAGAAGCCTGACAAAAGGAACAGACGCATGGTTAAAAACCTCCACATTGGATTTTCTATATTCGAG CTCACCGAACAA AATCAGGCAATGAAGGGGAAGTTTCCCGCCTCTTTCTTCAGTACCAATGCGCCTGTAGCCCAGTCTAAAACCTTCATAAATGCACGGGATGTGATGGCGTTCTTGACTCTAAAGTCTGGTGAATACCTGATTGTGCCGTCGACCTTCAAATCCAACGAGACCGCCTCCTTCATCCTGACCATCGTCTCCAAAGAGGAGAGCCACGGCTA TGAGAATTCTGGTCACTATAATGGGAGAACTGAAAAG GTTAAAGAGGCCAAAAATGAAAAGGAAGACGAAAATAGGAAAAGCCTTTTCCGCCAGTACTCTGATGTG aATGAAGAAGTGGATGCTGAGAAGCTCCAGCGGCTCCTGAATGACAATATCCTCAAAG GAGACTTAAAGAATGGAGGCTTCACCATAGATGCCTGCCGCAGTATGGTCGCTCTGATGGAC ACGTCAATCACAGGCAAACTGAACACTGAAGAATTCGTTCGTCTGTGGAAGAAAGTCAACATATTCAAG GACATTTTCTTCCAGACTGATGTTTCAAAAACAGGAACACTGTCACTGAGTGAACTGAGGAATGCAATTGTGGCTTCAG GAATGCAGGTCAGTGATGACATGCTGAATTTGATGGCTCTGCGTTACGGTGCTTCTTCTGGACACATGACGCTGGAGAGCTTCATCGTCCTCATCCTCCGCCTGGACTGCATGTACA aaatattcaAGAAGTTGTCAAATGGAAATGGAATGACACTTCGAGAGTCAGAG TGGCTGTACATTTCAATGTACACGTAA